A window from Malania oleifera isolate guangnan ecotype guangnan chromosome 7, ASM2987363v1, whole genome shotgun sequence encodes these proteins:
- the LOC131159303 gene encoding pentatricopeptide repeat-containing protein At1g22960, mitochondrial has product MIVELSLAFFLMAVCFSAAISIRASKTLPVAFNLASLTLKVRLRLLFRFSSSTSNQYPYNNINPTSSETRFHHLIFKAIDDKKINCRVAHQLRAVLLDPDLFIRLLNSVRDTPRIAFRFFQWAERQPDYNRSEYVFCVVLELLAENNLMQSALSVMERVVSANLHAIVDVLVDGYLNSKVSTKLLDVLLWVYTKGSMVEQCLLTFDKMVRNGLLPDVKNCNRILRILRDRDLVSRAREVYRKMDECGIEPTIVTYNTLLDSFCKEGEVQRALDLLLEMQRRGYAPNDVTYNVLVNGLSKKGELEQAKGLIGEMLNSGLKVSTYTYNPLIRGYFEKGMVEEALGLAEEMVNRGAYPTVATYNTFMYGFCMSGKMDDARQQFYEMLKKNLAPNIFSYNILIHGYCRSGNLREAFQLFDELSCQNLVPTVVTYNTLIDGICRLGDLGDARLLKGEMINRGILPDVFTYTILVNGSCKMGNLTMAKEFFDEMLREGLEPDRVAYTSRIVGELKLGDPSMAFSLQEEMLAMGFPPDVITYNVFVDGLSKLGNLGDACELLRKMVHDGLIPDHVTYTSIIHAHLECGHFRKAVEVFYEMTSKGLSPSVVTYTVLIHAYASKERLASAFIHFSEMQEKGVLPNVITYNAMINGLCKVRKIDQAYKFFAEMEDKGIVPNKFSYTILINANCNMGNWHEALRLYKLMLDRNIQPDCCTHSALLKQLGRDYKLRAVQCLEDLILGNKETAGAET; this is encoded by the coding sequence ATGATTGTTGAGCTATCCCTCGCTTTCTTTCTCATGGCCGTCTGTTTCAGCGCGGCCATCTCCATCAGAGCCTCAAAAACTTTACCCGTTGCCTTCAATCTCGCATCTCTCACTCTAAAGGTACGCCTACGCCTTCTCTTTCGCTTCTCCTCCTCAACAAGTAATCAGTATCCATATAACAACATCAACCCAACATCCTCTGAAACCCGCTTTCACCACCTCATCTTCAAAGCCATAGACGATAAAAAAATTAATTGCCGGGTTGCCCATCAACTCCGGGCGGTACTTCTGGACCCGGACTTGTTCATTCGTCTCTTGAATTCGGTACGGGACACTCCACGAATCGCTTTTAGGTTCTTTCAGTGGGCGGAGAGACAGCCGGATTACAATCGGTCGGAGTACGTGTTCTGTGTGGTTTTGGAATTACTTGCCGAGAATAATTTAATGCAGTCGGCGTTGTCGGTGATGGAAAGAGTAGTTAGTGCGAATTTGCATGCAATTGTGGATGTTTTGGTTGATGGGTATCTGAATTCGAAGGTCTCGACTAAACTTCTTGATGTTTTATTATGGGTGTATACGAAAGGTTCCATGGTTGAACAATGTTTGTTGACTTTTGATAAGATGGTACGAAATGGGTTATTGCCTGATGTGAAAAATTGTAATAGAATCCTTAGGATACTTAGAGATAGAGACCTTGTCAGTAGAGCTAGAGAAGTTTACAGAAAAATGGATGAGTGTGGGATTGAGCCAACCATTGTTACCTATAATACTTTGTTAGATTCATTTTGTAAAGAAGGGGAAGTGCAGAGGGCATTAGACCTTCTACTGGAGATGCAAAGGAGAGGATATGCCCCCAACGATGTTACTTATAATGTGTTGGTTAATGGGTTGTCCAAGAAAGGAGAATTAGAGCAGGCCAAAGGACTAATTGGGGAAATGTTGAACTCGGGATTGAAGGTTTCAACATACACATATAATCCTTTGATTCGTGGATATTTTGAGAAGGGAATGGTTGAAGAGGCTTTAGGACTTGCAGAAGAAATGGTAAATAGAGGAGCTTATCCCACTGTGGCAACTTACAATACCTTTATGTATGGTTTTTGCATGTCAGGGAAAATGGATGATGCTAGACAACAGTTTTATGAGATGTTGAAGAAGAATTTAGCACCAAATATTTTTTCGTACAACATTCTAATCCATGGGTATTGTAGGTCGGGGAACTTAAGGGAGGCTTTCCAGTTGTTTGATGAGCTAAGTTGTCAGAATCTTGTTCCCACTGTTGTTACCTATAATACCCTCATTGATGGTATTTGTAGACTGGGGGACTTGGGTGATGCTAGGCTGCTCAAAGGTGAAATGATCAACCGAGGAATTCTCCCTGATGTTTTTACTTATACTATTCTAGTAAATGGGTCTTGCAAGATGGGAAACTTAACAATGGCTAAGGAATTCTTTGATGAAATGTTGCGTGAAGGGTTGGAGCCTGATCGCGTCGCTTACACAAGTAGAATAGTGGGTGAACTGAAGCTTGGTGACCCATCAATGGCATTTAGCCTTCAAGAAGAAATGTTAGCTATGGGTTTCCCACCTGATGTGATAACCTATAATGTTTTTGTAGATGGGCTTAGTAAATTGGGAAATTTGGGAGATGCGTGTGAGTTGTTACGGAAGATGGTTCATGATGGTCTCATTCCGGATCATGTAACATATACTAGCATCATTCATGCTCACTTGGAATGTGGGCATTTCAGGAAAGCTGTGGAGGTCTTCTACGAGATGACGAGTAAAGGCTTATCCCCTTCTGTAGTGACTTACACAGTATTGATTCATGCATATGCAAGTAAAGAGAGGCTAGCATCGGCATTTATCCATTTCTCAGAGATGCAGGAGAAGGGTGTGCTGCCAAATGTGATTACTTACAATGCTATGATAAATGGTCTTTGCAAAGTGAGGAAAATTGATCAGGCTTACAAATTTTTTGCTGAGATGGAAGATAAAGGAATAGTTCCTAATAAGTTCAGCTACACTATTTTAATCAATGCGAATTGCAACATGGGTAATTGGCATGAAGCTTTAAGGTTGTATAAACTAATGTTAGATAGAAATATTCAACCTGATTGTTGTACACACAGTGCGCTTTTGAAGCAACTAGGTAGGGACTACAAACTGCGTGCTGTCCAGTGCCTTGAGGATCTAATTTTGGGTAATAAAGAAACTGCCGGAGCAGAGACTTGA